A region from the Vicia villosa cultivar HV-30 ecotype Madison, WI linkage group LG3, Vvil1.0, whole genome shotgun sequence genome encodes:
- the LOC131660876 gene encoding B3 domain-containing protein At5g42700-like produces MVAKMVADSYEDSRRKRMEENRKRMEALNLPQLSRSLHKSSSPISKPSPSKSRTVKKELVVVRRSGRVANLPAPVYKEVLIDRVVMPGRSSRGGYNMYRDYSKRVYASDEARVEALDKAEKLQAELNSKNPIFIKTMLQSHVTGGFWLGLPVYFCKQNLPEKDEVLTLIDEDGDEFSTTYLAYKTGLSAGWRGFAIAHKLADGDALIFELVNRTTFKVYIIRVNGSPSEGEEQE; encoded by the exons ATGGTGGCAAAAATGGTGGCAGATTCTTATGAAGATAGCCGTCGCAAAAGAATGGAAGAGAATCGGAAGAGGATGGAAGCTCTCAATCTTCCTCAACTCTCTCGATCCCTTCACAAATCATCTTCTCCCATTTCAAAACCCTCGCCGTCCAAATCTCGCACCGTCAAGAAAGAGCTCGTCGTCGTTCGAAGATCCGGCCGTGTCGCCAACTTGCCTGCTCCCGTTTACAAAGAA GTTCTTATTGATCGCGTTGTAATGCCGGGAAGATCTTCAAG AGGAGGTTATAATATGTATAGGGATTATTCAAAGCGTGTGTATGCTTCCGATGAAGCTCGAGTGGAAGCGTTGGACAAGGCGGAGAAGTTGCAGGCCGAATTAAACTCGAAGAATCCAATTTTTATTAAGACAATGCTTCAATCTCATGTCACTGGTGGATTCTGGCTG GGCCTTCCAGTTTATTTCTGCAAGCAAAACCTTCCAGAAAAGGACGAAGTGCTGAccttgattgatgaggatggagatGAGTTTTCAACTACATATTTGGCTTATAAAACAGGACTTAGCGCTGGCTGGAGAGGTTTTGCCATTGCTCATAAACTTGCTGACGGGGACGCTTTAATTTTTGAATTAGTTAATCGCACTACATTCAAG GTGTACATTATTAGAGTGAATGGCAGTCCTTCAGAGGGTGAAGAGCAGGAGTGA